The Pandoraea apista genomic interval TTTCACGTTGCACGAAAATTCGCCTCGATCGATCACATCAGCGGCGGACGTGCCGGCTGGAACGTCGTGACGTCGTGGTCTAACGAAGAAGCCCGGAATTTCGGCCGCGACGAGCACCTGGGCTATGAAGAGCGCTACGAACGCGCCGATGAGTTTGTCGAGGTCGTGAAATCGCTCTGGCAAAGCTGGGAAGACGACGCCTTCGTGCGCGACAAGGCCAGCGGGGTGTTCTACGACGAACGCAAGCTGCATGTGCCTAACCACGCGGGCAAGCACTTTCAGGTACGCGGCCCGCTGAACTCGGCGCGCACGCCGCAAGGGCGGCCGCTGATCGTGCAGGCGGGGGCCTCGGAGGCAGGGCGGGCGCTGGCGGCGCGCGAGGCCGATCTCGTCTACAGCAACTCGCACAACCTCGCGCACGCCCAGGCGTATTACCGCGACTTGAAGGCCCGGCTCGCGGCACACGGACGTGCGCCGGACGATTTGCTGATCATGCCGGGGCTCACTCCCTTTGTGGGTCGCACGCGTCAGGAGGCGCAGGACAAATTCGACCAGTTGCAGGAATTGATCGACCCGATCAGCGGCCTGGCGAGCCTGTACGACGCGCTGGGCGACCTGTCCGGCTATCCGGTCGATGGGCCGGTGCCGCAGATCGAGGCGGGCGGCAGCATTCGTAGC includes:
- a CDS encoding LLM class flavin-dependent oxidoreductase → MTTDRKMKLGLSMRYLGYHVAAWRHPEVPADGALDYRYFLANAQKAEAAKFDMIFFADGLGIRAQDNPRGALARDMRNAELEPLTLLAAIAANTSHIGLVATASTTYNEPFHVARKFASIDHISGGRAGWNVVTSWSNEEARNFGRDEHLGYEERYERADEFVEVVKSLWQSWEDDAFVRDKASGVFYDERKLHVPNHAGKHFQVRGPLNSARTPQGRPLIVQAGASEAGRALAAREADLVYSNSHNLAHAQAYYRDLKARLAAHGRAPDDLLIMPGLTPFVGRTRQEAQDKFDQLQELIDPISGLASLYDALGDLSGYPVDGPVPQIEAGGSIRSIAENLLAMARSENLTIRQLYQRVAATYTVRMVIGTPADIADQMEAWFRNEAADGFNICPATLPHGIDDMVELVVPELRRRGLFRTEYDGTTLRANLGLKPLTFRQD